Genomic segment of Nocardiopsis mwathae:
CCCCAGGCGGCGGCCCGAGGCGCGGCGGTAGGCGGGCCGACGGCGATGCGGGGTCGTCCGCCTTCGCCCGGCCCCGGGCCGCCCGGCCCGGGGCGGTGCAGGGCGGTCAGGCGGCCTGCATCTGCGACAGCGTCTTCCACAGCACACCCGGGGACGCGAAGGTCTCCATCGTCAGCGCCTCGTCCACGAACCGCACGTCGTAGGCGGCCTCCAGCTGGGCGAGCAGCTCGACCGTCCCCATCGAGTCCAGACCCAGGTCCCTCAGGTCGGTGTCCTCCTCCAGCGGCTCGTCCGCGGAGAGAAAGGGAACGTAGGACCGCAGAAGCTCTTCGAACCGTTCATCCCACATATCCACATCAGCCTTTCATCGTGATCCCGGATGCACTGATCTCCGTAATGGACGTTATTGCACGAACCGGGGTGTGACAAGTTTTGTGGCACATTTTTTCGAGTTGGGGATTCGTTTCTCCGCGAAGGCCCTCTCTCTTCTTCGGTGTGTCCTGAAAACCGTCGAAACCGCTGCGTGCCGCACCCTTCCGAGGAGGAAGTGAAAGAAATGAAGGAAACAACCGGAGTGGCGCTGTACTCGCGTTTCCTTCGCGGGCTCGCCCGATCCCCCGACCGCCCCGCGGTCCGGCTCGGCACGGACACCATCACCTACGAGAGCGCCCACCGCCGTGCTCTGCTATGGGCCGGGTCCCTGCTCGCCGGGGCGCCCGAGCCGCCCGCGGCCGTCGGCGTGCTCGCGGGCAAGGGCGTCCAGTCGTACGTCGGCATCCTCGCCGGGCTGTACGCCGGGGCGACGGTGGTGCCGCTGCACCCCGCCTTCCCCACCGCCCGAATCCGCCGGATGCTGCAGGTAGCGGGGGTGACGGCGATCGTCGCCGATGAGCAGGGGCTGGCCGGGCTGCCCGAGATCCTCCACGACGCCCCGCCCATCCTTGTGCTGGCGCCCGAGGTCGACGCGGAGGTCCCCGCCCCTCTCAAGGAAATCCCCGTCGACCCCGCGCACGCCCTGGCCGAGCCGCGCCCCGTCACCGCAGCCGACACCGCCTACATGCTCTTCACCTCCGGATCCACCGGCGTCCCCAAGGGCGTGCCGATCAGCCACGGCAGCACGCACCACTACTTCGGGCTGCTCGACGAGCGCTACGACTTCACGCCCGACGACGTCTTCACCCAGACCTTCGACCTCAACTTCGACTGCGCCATGTTCGACCTGTTCTGTGCCTGGGGTGCGGGGGCGAGCGTCGTCTGCCCGCCGCCGCAGGCCTACCGGGACATGCCGGCGTTCCTCGCCGAGCAGGGCGTCACGGTGTGGTTCTCCACGCCCAGCAGCATCGCGCTTCTGCGCCGTATGGGAGCGCTTGTACCGGGTTCGATACCGACGCTGCGCTGGAGCTTCTTCGCCGGCGAGGCACTGCGCCTGGCCGACGCCGCCGACTGGCACGCCGCCGCGGTGAACTCGACGCTGGAGAATCTGTACGGCCCCACCGAGCTCACCGTCACCATCACCGGGCACCGCTGGTCGCCCGAGGAGTCGCCGCGGCTCGGCCTCAACGGGCTCATGCCCATCGGCCGCGTACACCCCGGCCACGACCACCTGCTGCTCGGTGCCGACGGCTCGCCCACCGACGCCGACGAGGGCGAACTGTGCATCACCGGCCCGCAGATGGCGGCCGGGTACCTCGACCCCGCCCAGAACCAGGGCCGGTTCGTCGAGATCGACGGGCGCACCTGGTACCGCACCGGTGACCGGGTCCGCCGCGCCGACAACGGGGAACTCGTCTACATCGGACGGCTCGACGCCCAGGTCCAGGTACAGGGGTGGCGTGTGGAGCTGGCCGAGATCGAGCACGAGCTGCGCGGTGTGGACGGGGTCGAGGACGCCGTCACCGTGACCCGCGAGGGCGACGGCGGAACCGAACTGGTCGTCTTCTACACCGGTACCCCTACCTCCCCGGCCGCCCTCGCCCGCGAACTGCGCCGGGTCCTGCCGCCGGGCATGCTGCCCAAGCAGTACCGGCACGTGGACGCGTTCCCGCTCAACCCCAACCGGAAGATCGACCGGGGCCGGTTGGGGTGCGTCGCGAACGCGATCGAGTGAGCGGAGGCGTCGATGCCGTTCGGCCGCAGGCCCGTGTGCGTCGGCGGTGGAGTGAGGGAGGAGCGTGAGTGCGCGGGGGGTGCGTCGCGAACGCGATCGAGTGAGCGGAGGCGTCGATGCCGTTCGGCCGCAGGCCCGTGTGCGTCGGCGGTGGAGTGAGGGAGGAGCGTGAGCTCGCAAGGAGAACAAGGAGAAAAGCACAGCGGGCGGCCGAGGAACGCCAGGGCACGCTCCGGGGCCGACGGGATAGGGGAGCCTAGGGGTATTGCATACGTACGTACGTAGGTAGCCTTTTTTCCCGACGCCGAATTCTTCCTTGTTCTGCCATGGGCGCGAATCGCTCGTATGTTTTCAACTACCGGGCACGGGGAGTGGCCTTGAATACCCACGCGAACTCGACCCCGAATGATGATGTGAAACCGCCTGCCGCGGGTGGCCTTATTCATGCACTGCTGGATGACGCCGTCGCGGAGGTGCCGGACGCCCGTGCGGTTCGCGACTCGGTCGGGGAATGGAGTTACCGGCGGCTGAGCGAGCTCAGCCACGCTTTCGGAAACTGGCTGATGGAGCGCGGTGTCCGGCCGGGTGACCGTGTCGTCACGCAGATGTCGAGCACGCGGGAACTGGTCGCCATGTTCTACGGCGCCTCCCGCTGCGGCGCGGTCTTCGTGCCGCTGAACCCGGCGATGAAGTCCTTCCACCTGGCCTCGGTACTGAAGAACGCCGACCCGGTGGTGGTCGTGGCGGCGGAGGCCAACACCGGGCCGCTGCGCGAGGCGGCGCCGTCGGTGCCCGTCTACGACGCGGCCGAGGTGTGGACGGAGGTCGAAGCGCTGGACGCGCGCGGCGTCCCCCCGGTGGAGGCCGGGGTCGGACCCGATGACCTCGCGGTCCTCATCTACACATCGGGTAGCACATCGGCCCCCAAAGCGGTCATGGGACCGCATGCCCAGGTCACGTTCGCATCGCATGCGATCAACGCCGAGCTGCGCTACCGCCCCGACGACGTGGTCTTCTGCCGCTTCCCGCTTTCCTGGGACTACGGCCTGTACAAGGTGCTGCTGTCGTGCATCGGCCGCTCGGAGATCGTGCTCGCCGGTGAGGAGTCCGACCTCGTGCTGCTGCGGCGCATGCGCGAGGTGGGGGCGACGGTGGTCCCGATCGTCCCGTCCCTGGCCGGCATGATCGCCACCCTGGCCGGGCGCGACGCCGAGCCGGCGCCGCCGGTGCGGATGTTCACCAACACCGGCGCGGCCCTGCCCGCCTCCACCATCGACGCGCTGCACAAGCACTTCGCCGGGGCGCGGGTGGTGCGCCAGTTCGGGCAGACGGAGTGCAAGCGGATCTCGATCATGCCGCCGGAGATGGAGCTGGAGAAGCCCGAGTCGGTGGGCCGCCCGCTGCCCGGCACCCGGGTGCTGATCCTCGGTGAGGACGGGGAGGAGCTGCCGGTCGGCGAGGTCGGCGAGATCGTCGCCGTGGGCCCGCACGTGATGCCGGGCTACTGGTGCGCGCCCGAGCTGAGCGCCCGCACCTTCCGGCGTGATCCGCGGACCGGTGGCCTGCGCCTGCACACCGGGGACTACGGGAGCCTCGACGCCGACGGCTACCTGTACTTCGAGGGCCGCCGTGACGACATGTTCAAGCGCAAGGGCATCCGGATGAGCACGCTGGAGATCGAGGCCGCGGCCATGGACATCCCCGGTGTGCGCAGCGCCGCCGTCCTGCCCCCGACGGGCGGGCACGACCTGGCCGTCTTCGTCGAGGGCGAGCTGGAGCAGCACGCGGTCCTACGGGAGCTGCGGCTGCGCTTGGAGCCGCAGAAGGTCCCGGCGATCTGCCGGGTGATCGACGACGTCCCGCTCACGCTGCACGGCAAGAACTCGCGGGAGGCGCTGGTGAAGATGCTCGACGGGAGTGACCGGTGACACGATACGCCGACTTGGCCGAGCGCTACGGCTCGCCGCTGTACGTCTACGACCTTCAGCGGGTGGCCACCGCGCGGCGGGACCTGTTCGCCGCGCTGCCGGAGGAGTTCGACCTCTTCTACGCGATCAAGGCGAACCCGCACCCCGAGGTCGTGCGCACGCTGCGCGAAGGCGGCGCGGACGCCGGGAAGGCCTGCCGGGCCGAGATCAGCTCCACGGGCGAGCTCGCCGTGGCGCTGGAAGCCGGGTTCCGAGGGGAGGAGATCCTCTACACCGGGCCGGGCAAGACCGGGCGGGAGCTGCGCGAGGCGATCGCGCTGGGCGTGCGCATGTTCTCGGTGGAGTCACCGGGCGACATGCGGCACATCGGCGCGGCCGCTGTGGAGTCGGGGGTGGAGGTCGAGGCCCTGCTGCGCATCAACAGCGTTTCGGCCAGTGCTACCACCAGCATCCGGATGACCGGAACTCCGTCCCAGTTCGGGATCGACAGCGAGACCCTGGCGGACGTGCTACCGGAGCTGCGCTCGGTGCCCGGCACCCGCATCGCCGGCTTCCACTTCTTCCCGCTGAGCAACGCGAAGAACGAGGAAGCCCTCATCGGCGAGTTCCAGAACACCATCGCGCTGGCCGCAAGGCTGGAGCAGGAGCTGGACCTGCCGCTGCGCTTCCTGGACATCGGCGGCGGCTTCACCCTGCCCTACGCGGTGCCCGGCGAGCGCCCCGTCTACGGCAAGCTGCGCTCCGAACTGGAGAGCACGCTGGACGTGCACTTCCCACAGTGGCGCTCGGGTGCGCCGCGGATCGCGTGTGAGTCGGGCCGCTACCTGGTGGGCGACAGCGGCACCCTGGTCGCCGGGGTCAGCAACGTCAAGGAGAGCCGCGGCCGCAAGTTCGTCATCCTCGACGCGGGCATCAACACGTTCGGCGGCATGTCCGGCCTGGGGCGGCTGCTCCCGGTCGCCGTGCAGCTCGACGCCGAGGAGGAGGCCTCCGACACGGCCACGCTCGTCGGCCCGCTGTGTACCCCCGGCGACATCCTCGGCCGCGAGGTCGCCTTGCCGCCGCTGGCGGCGGGCGACGTCGTGAGCATCCCCAACGCCGGCGCCTATGGCCCCACCGCCAGCCTGCTCATGTTCCTCGGACGGCCCGCGCCGACCGAGGTGATCGTCCGCGGCGACGAGCTCGTCTCCGTCTCCCGCATCGACCACACCCGTTCCTATCAGGTGGGATCCGGCCCCGACGTACGCCAGTAGCCACGCCTCTCCGTTGATCCCGCGAGAACGGTTCGAACCACGACGAAGATCCGAACCGTTCTCCCGGGATCAACGGAGGGACACGGGGATGGGGCGGATCCCTGGTCATCTATCTCGGTATTCGAGTGGAGTATTCCTTTGTCTGAGTCAGGGTCCGAGTCGGAGCTCGAACCTCCGCAGAACGAGGCGAGCAAGGGGACGGTCGTCGTCACCACCATGGCGTCCGACTCCCACACCTGGAACCTGGTGTTCCTCCAGCTGCTCATCGAAGAGCTGGGCTACGACGTGGTCAACCTCGGCCCGTGCGTCCCCGACGACCTGCTGGTGCGCGAATGCCGCGACATCGCACCGGAGATGGTGGTCATCAGCAGCGTCAACGGCCACGGGTACCAGGACGGCATGCGCGTCATCTCGCGGCTGCGCGCCGTCGACGACCTGGCCGCCACCCCGATGGTGATCGGCGGCAAGCTCGGCATCGCCGGCGGCGAGGACGCCGCACACATCGAGGAGCTCATGGCCGCCGGCTTCGACGGGGTGTTCCAGGACGGGGTCAGCGGGGTGGCCGACTTCCGCAAGTTCATCGAGACCGCCCCGGCCAAGGGCCGGGAACTCGCCGCGGCATCCGAGCGGCGGCGGCTGAGCGCGGCCAACGCGAGTGGATGAGCGGGAGCCGCGGATGAGCCTGGTCCCCGGGGGCGCGCGGCCGGTCGCACACGGCGACCTGCCCGTCGACTTCGGTGCGTTCGTGCGGCGTGAGGGCGGTGGCGGTGGGCTGGTGGCCCAGCCGCGGATGGGGTTCAGCGACCCCGCGAAGATGCGTGAGGGCCTCATCGCCACCAAGGGGGCCGACGCCAGCACGGTCGGAACGATCACCCTCGACAGCTACACGCGCGTCGGCGACCTGGCCGCCGCCGCGACCGCCCTGCGCGACGGCATCGGCCTCAACGGCTACCCGATCGTCAACCACAACGCGGCCACGACCCGCCGGATGCTGGCCGGGGTACGCGACGCCGACTTCCCCGTGCAGGTCCGGCACGGCTCGGCGGTGCCGCGCGACATCTTCCGGGCCTGCCTGGAGCTGCTGCTGAACGCGAGCGAGGGCGGACCGGTCTCCTACTGCCTCCCCTACGGGCGCACCCCGCTGGCCGAGTCGGTGCGCAACTGGGCCGAGTGCACCGCCCTGTTCTCCGAGCTCCGCGGCATCGGAGTGGAGGCCCACCTGGAGACCTTCGGCGGCTGCATGATGGGCCAGCTGTGCCCGCCCAGCCAGCTCGTGGCCATGAGCGTGCTGGAGGCGCTGTTCTTCCACCAGCACGGTGTCCGCAGCATCTCGGTCAGCTACGCCCAGCAGACCAGCATGGCCCAGGACATCGAGGCGGTCCGCGCGCTGCGCCGCCTGTGCTCGCAGCTGCTGCCCACCGACAACTGGCACGTGGTCATCTACGCCTACATGGGCGTCTACCCGATGACGCCCGGTGGCGCCTACCGGCTGATGGGGGAGGCCGCCCGGCTGGCGGTGCTGACGGGTTCGGAGCGCATCATCGTCAAGACCGTGGCCGAGTCGCAGCGAATTCCGGTCATTGCGGAAAACGTCGCCGCCCTCGAATTCGCCGGGCAGGTCGCCGAAAACAACCATCCGCTGCCCGATGAGGGTGAGGTGGATACGCAGACGTACCGGGAGGCGCACGCCCTCGTCGATGCCGTGCTCAATCTCGACTCCGAT
This window contains:
- a CDS encoding cobalamin B12-binding domain-containing protein, producing MSESGSESELEPPQNEASKGTVVVTTMASDSHTWNLVFLQLLIEELGYDVVNLGPCVPDDLLVRECRDIAPEMVVISSVNGHGYQDGMRVISRLRAVDDLAATPMVIGGKLGIAGGEDAAHIEELMAAGFDGVFQDGVSGVADFRKFIETAPAKGRELAAASERRRLSAANASG
- a CDS encoding methylaspartate mutase is translated as MSLVPGGARPVAHGDLPVDFGAFVRREGGGGGLVAQPRMGFSDPAKMREGLIATKGADASTVGTITLDSYTRVGDLAAAATALRDGIGLNGYPIVNHNAATTRRMLAGVRDADFPVQVRHGSAVPRDIFRACLELLLNASEGGPVSYCLPYGRTPLAESVRNWAECTALFSELRGIGVEAHLETFGGCMMGQLCPPSQLVAMSVLEALFFHQHGVRSISVSYAQQTSMAQDIEAVRALRRLCSQLLPTDNWHVVIYAYMGVYPMTPGGAYRLMGEAARLAVLTGSERIIVKTVAESQRIPVIAENVAALEFAGQVAENNHPLPDEGEVDTQTYREAHALVDAVLNLDSDIGRALLLAFKQGYLDIPYCVHPDNMGRARSYIDGDGWLRWAETGSLPLKRVVGGGRSRRLTAADLLEDLSYVQRKFDDEALELDGADGGGVGIGAPGDPAVKEMEN
- a CDS encoding type III PLP-dependent enzyme domain-containing protein; this translates as MTRYADLAERYGSPLYVYDLQRVATARRDLFAALPEEFDLFYAIKANPHPEVVRTLREGGADAGKACRAEISSTGELAVALEAGFRGEEILYTGPGKTGRELREAIALGVRMFSVESPGDMRHIGAAAVESGVEVEALLRINSVSASATTSIRMTGTPSQFGIDSETLADVLPELRSVPGTRIAGFHFFPLSNAKNEEALIGEFQNTIALAARLEQELDLPLRFLDIGGGFTLPYAVPGERPVYGKLRSELESTLDVHFPQWRSGAPRIACESGRYLVGDSGTLVAGVSNVKESRGRKFVILDAGINTFGGMSGLGRLLPVAVQLDAEEEASDTATLVGPLCTPGDILGREVALPPLAAGDVVSIPNAGAYGPTASLLMFLGRPAPTEVIVRGDELVSVSRIDHTRSYQVGSGPDVRQ
- a CDS encoding AMP-binding protein, producing MGANRSYVFNYRARGVALNTHANSTPNDDVKPPAAGGLIHALLDDAVAEVPDARAVRDSVGEWSYRRLSELSHAFGNWLMERGVRPGDRVVTQMSSTRELVAMFYGASRCGAVFVPLNPAMKSFHLASVLKNADPVVVVAAEANTGPLREAAPSVPVYDAAEVWTEVEALDARGVPPVEAGVGPDDLAVLIYTSGSTSAPKAVMGPHAQVTFASHAINAELRYRPDDVVFCRFPLSWDYGLYKVLLSCIGRSEIVLAGEESDLVLLRRMREVGATVVPIVPSLAGMIATLAGRDAEPAPPVRMFTNTGAALPASTIDALHKHFAGARVVRQFGQTECKRISIMPPEMELEKPESVGRPLPGTRVLILGEDGEELPVGEVGEIVAVGPHVMPGYWCAPELSARTFRRDPRTGGLRLHTGDYGSLDADGYLYFEGRRDDMFKRKGIRMSTLEIEAAAMDIPGVRSAAVLPPTGGHDLAVFVEGELEQHAVLRELRLRLEPQKVPAICRVIDDVPLTLHGKNSREALVKMLDGSDR
- a CDS encoding AMP-binding protein, with translation MKETTGVALYSRFLRGLARSPDRPAVRLGTDTITYESAHRRALLWAGSLLAGAPEPPAAVGVLAGKGVQSYVGILAGLYAGATVVPLHPAFPTARIRRMLQVAGVTAIVADEQGLAGLPEILHDAPPILVLAPEVDAEVPAPLKEIPVDPAHALAEPRPVTAADTAYMLFTSGSTGVPKGVPISHGSTHHYFGLLDERYDFTPDDVFTQTFDLNFDCAMFDLFCAWGAGASVVCPPPQAYRDMPAFLAEQGVTVWFSTPSSIALLRRMGALVPGSIPTLRWSFFAGEALRLADAADWHAAAVNSTLENLYGPTELTVTITGHRWSPEESPRLGLNGLMPIGRVHPGHDHLLLGADGSPTDADEGELCITGPQMAAGYLDPAQNQGRFVEIDGRTWYRTGDRVRRADNGELVYIGRLDAQVQVQGWRVELAEIEHELRGVDGVEDAVTVTREGDGGTELVVFYTGTPTSPAALARELRRVLPPGMLPKQYRHVDAFPLNPNRKIDRGRLGCVANAIE
- a CDS encoding phosphopantetheine-binding protein, coding for MWDERFEELLRSYVPFLSADEPLEEDTDLRDLGLDSMGTVELLAQLEAAYDVRFVDEALTMETFASPGVLWKTLSQMQAA